One genomic window of Candidatus Methylomirabilota bacterium includes the following:
- a CDS encoding HEAT repeat domain-containing protein yields the protein MLSFSGSLACRRFRHEVRRLWPWIVLSAAACLGPGATDGQGEALTPDAKVAQAARGRRAVEVPAWAVGPWRYYTVDGRPGGYATPDSLAMMDGSGDWATLLVAADPRAVAMSLAGSAGDGMIQLVEPGAALPRLTDAERAVITAPAAERTADGGVRFTAFYAAPPSMMVQRLEVRAPPGGKATFTRTPIARLAAAASGADDLLRRLATPDPSRVQVVEDLAASRDPRAAGVIAPLLQDGWADLRKAAAQALAKLRDPATAPALAAALRAEKDAGVAVELCAALGATGGAEARAALQEAAERHADERVRNRARYEASRIP from the coding sequence ATGCTGAGCTTCAGCGGGAGTCTCGCCTGCCGCCGCTTCCGACATGAGGTTCGCCGGCTCTGGCCCTGGATCGTGCTGTCGGCGGCGGCGTGCCTCGGGCCCGGGGCGACGGACGGACAGGGCGAGGCCCTGACGCCGGATGCGAAGGTCGCGCAGGCGGCGAGAGGGCGCAGGGCGGTGGAGGTCCCGGCGTGGGCCGTCGGGCCGTGGCGCTACTACACGGTCGATGGCCGTCCCGGCGGGTACGCGACCCCCGACAGTCTGGCGATGATGGACGGCAGCGGCGACTGGGCCACCCTGCTCGTGGCGGCGGACCCCCGCGCCGTCGCGATGAGCCTCGCGGGGTCCGCGGGTGATGGGATGATCCAGCTCGTCGAGCCGGGCGCGGCCCTGCCCCGACTCACCGACGCCGAGCGGGCTGTGATCACGGCCCCGGCCGCGGAGCGGACCGCCGACGGCGGCGTGAGGTTCACGGCGTTCTACGCGGCGCCGCCTTCCATGATGGTGCAGCGTCTGGAGGTGAGGGCGCCGCCCGGAGGGAAGGCGACCTTCACCCGCACGCCGATCGCGAGGCTGGCGGCGGCCGCGAGCGGGGCCGACGACCTCCTGCGGCGGCTCGCGACCCCGGACCCTTCCCGCGTGCAGGTGGTCGAGGACCTCGCCGCCAGCCGCGACCCGCGCGCCGCCGGTGTCATCGCCCCGCTGTTGCAGGACGGCTGGGCCGACCTCCGTAAGGCCGCGGCGCAGGCGCTCGCGAAGCTGCGGGATCCCGCGACGGCCCCGGCGCTGGCCGCCGCGTTGCGCGCCGAGAAGGACGCGGGCGTGGCGGTCGAGCTGTGCGCCGCGCTCGGCGCCACCGGCGGGGCGGAGGCGAGGGCGGCGCTGCAGGAAGCCGCCGAGCGCCACGCTGACGAACGGGTCCGCAACCGCGCACGCTACGAAGCGTCGAGGATCCCGTGA
- a CDS encoding HEAT repeat domain-containing protein — GPGQGGRVTIDERDLDRAEAMPIEALQAWIPSLVGLLEAPDQRLRLKAVRALARVVSDPRAADAMVRALADPFSLVRWEAAKGARVRDPKVIGALARALDDPDSGVRVFAAESLGQIGGAHAVEPLAAALRHPDADTRRAAARALGWTRTPAAAEPLLAALGDPAPPVRAAAATALGVVGDRRVLSALERLAFEDYAIVEEDQWANWTVTVSDAAASAAGDVRERVGIEPEDIARLVEALRMRDPYHDAIVVGRPVQAVNVLVALGERAVEPLLAALRDPKAGLRANAALILGRIRDARAIEPLIAALADPEPVVRTQAVWALRDLGDPRAAPPLVAALRDEADEARSAARYALEKMGEAAIEPLLTAADEPGCRAEVFDVLAVVGDERALARLDARDTEAARQAAGAIRRRRGGGA, encoded by the coding sequence CGGTCCCGGCCAGGGTGGTCGAGTGACGATCGACGAGCGCGACCTGGATCGTGCCGAGGCGATGCCGATCGAAGCGCTTCAGGCGTGGATCCCGTCGCTCGTCGGCCTGCTCGAGGCGCCGGACCAGCGCCTGCGTCTCAAGGCCGTGCGGGCCCTGGCCCGCGTCGTCTCCGATCCGCGGGCCGCCGACGCGATGGTCCGGGCGCTGGCCGACCCGTTCTCTCTGGTCCGCTGGGAGGCCGCCAAGGGCGCCCGGGTCCGTGACCCGAAGGTGATCGGCGCGCTCGCCCGGGCCCTCGATGACCCGGACTCGGGGGTTCGCGTGTTCGCGGCCGAGTCGCTCGGCCAGATCGGCGGGGCGCACGCCGTCGAGCCGCTCGCCGCGGCTCTCCGGCACCCCGATGCCGATACGCGCCGCGCGGCCGCCCGGGCGCTCGGCTGGACCCGCACCCCGGCCGCTGCGGAGCCCCTCCTCGCCGCGCTCGGCGACCCGGCGCCGCCCGTGCGCGCCGCGGCGGCGACCGCCCTCGGGGTCGTCGGGGATCGGCGCGTCCTCTCGGCCCTCGAGCGCCTCGCATTCGAGGACTACGCGATCGTGGAGGAGGACCAGTGGGCGAACTGGACCGTCACGGTCTCGGACGCCGCCGCGTCGGCGGCGGGAGACGTCCGCGAGCGAGTTGGGATCGAGCCCGAGGACATCGCCCGCCTCGTCGAGGCGTTGCGAATGCGCGATCCGTACCACGATGCCATCGTCGTCGGCAGGCCCGTGCAGGCAGTGAACGTACTCGTGGCGCTGGGCGAGCGCGCCGTCGAGCCGCTTCTCGCGGCCCTCCGCGACCCGAAGGCCGGCCTCCGCGCCAATGCGGCCCTCATCCTCGGACGGATCCGCGATGCGCGGGCCATCGAGCCGCTCATCGCCGCGCTCGCCGACCCCGAGCCGGTGGTCCGGACCCAGGCGGTCTGGGCGCTGAGGGACCTCGGGGACCCCCGGGCCGCCCCGCCTCTGGTCGCGGCACTTCGCGACGAGGCCGACGAGGCGCGCTCGGCGGCGAGGTACGCGCTCGAGAAGATGGGGGAGGCGGCCATCGAGCCGCTCCTGACGGCGGCTGACGAGCCGGGGTGCCGAGCCGAGGTGTTCGACGTCCTCGCGGTCGTGGGCGATGAGCGCGCCCTCGCCCGGCTCGACGCGCGCGACACCGAGGCGGCGCGCCAGGCCGCCGGCGCGATTCGACGGCGGCGCGGCGGCGGGGCCTGA